From a region of the Besnoitia besnoiti strain Bb-Ger1 chromosome I, whole genome shotgun sequence genome:
- a CDS encoding hypothetical protein (encoded by transcript BESB_004940), with translation MASLLHSFILSTEGTCVGDAAFSLLAKLGGAKLGLEKNLTTTLFYLRHPELLQQFMTEWTATQILGSPSPDVERHLHAMHCHRTVRLRHQRTLADLETVCTTAGLREPTASSAVGFSHANRTPGSGVFRSHSSIHSETDTWLEAEGLGFEDVGAEHRVTDSSSVTEAEKFLQTLPPEFTELLQASGGSVLTAGSSPAWRMPDGDEQGGFFGDDQYEQCSAFDGGQAAAAFSPLPAYPPEAAEEDQEKASTFVPRSKMEFFEHQLQILSDFLVDVEQTDKKLDGFLEEAETHGQEGEEA, from the exons ATGGCGTCCCTGCTTCATTCCTTCATTCTGTCCACGGAGGGGACGTgtgtcggcgacgcggcgttttctcttctcgccaAACTCGGCGGCGCCAAGCTAGGACTGGAGAAGAACTTGACGACTACGTTGTTCTACCTTCGCCACCCCGAG cttctgcagcagtTCATGACTGAATGGACTGCGACACAGATCTTGGGGAGTCCCTCGCCAGATGTTGAGCGTCATCTGCACGCGATGCATTGCCACCGCACCGTGCGGCTGCGCCACCAGAGGACTCTCGCAGATCTCGAAACCGTGTGCACGACTGCTGGGCTGCGAG AGCCCACGGCGTCTTCGGCTGTCGGCTTCTCGCATGCGAACCGCACGccgggcagcggcgtcttccgGTCGCACAGCAGCATCCACAGCGAGACCGACACCTGGCTAGAGGCTGAGGGCCTCGGCTTCGAAGATGTGGGAGCTGAGCACCGAGTGACGGACTCTTCCTCGGTgacagaggcagagaagtTCCTGCAGACTCTCCCGCCTGAGTTCACAGAG CTTCTGCAGGCCTCCGGGGGCAGCGTATTGACCGCAGGCAGCTCGCCCGCGTGGCGCATGCCCGACGGTGATGAGCAGGGCGGCTTCTTTGGCGATGATCAGTACGAGCAATGCAGCGCATTTGACGGGGGTcaagccgctgcggccttctctccgctgccggcTTATCCgccagaagccgcggaggaggaccaGGAGAAGGCCTCCACGTTTGTCCCGCGCAGCAAGATGGAGTTCTTCGAACACCAGCTGCAGATCCTGTCAGACTTCCTCGTCGATGTAG